Genomic window (Cellulosilyticum lentocellum DSM 5427):
ATGTAAAAAGGAGAATTACCACTAAAAATAACGGCTGCATCTATAGATTGTAAAGCATCTTGCAGTTGCTCTTGGCGAAGCAAGCTTAAAGCATTTTTTAAGTAATTTTGAGGAGAAAGATGCAAGGCTTGTTGTGCATTCAGAGTCTCCATAGAAAACCTCCTTGTCGTAAAGATACTTATTATATATATTGTAATGCAAAAACAAGATATATACAATATAATGTGATTATTTTGAATGTACTAAATTAGATTAAAGGAGATTATGAATGGAAATACAGATAAAGATACTTCAGTTTTTTGAACAAATAAGAACAGAAACACTAACTTTGCTAATGACAACAATTACCATAATGGCTGAGAGCTTATTTATTGTAGCTATTTTAGCAGGATTATATTGGTGCGTTGATAAAATAAAAAGTAAACGTCTTGCATGGTTTGTGTTATTTAACTTTGTAGGTAATGGAATGATTAAAAATTTAATCCAAATGCCTAGGCCATTTGATTTAGGTGTTGTAAAACCCATAAGAGCAGAAACAGCTACAAGTTTTTCATTTCCTAGTGGACATACGCAAACAGCTACAAGCTTTTGGAGTGGTGCCATGCTAGTGTTACGCACAAAAGGAATGTATGTTATGGGAAGCTGTATCATTTTATTAACAGCACTTTCTAGGGTATATTTAGGGGTACATTGGCCAATGGATGTATTAGGCGGTATTTTCTTTGGAGTCATTTTTACTTTATTAGCCAACAAACTCTTAGGTGATAAGGGTGAAATTAGACCAGCCCATGTTATAGGTGTTAGTATTGTAGTATTATTGGTAATGATTTTTAAAGTAGATGCTGATTTATATAAGGGCGCAGCAGCTTTATGGGGTATGACTTGTGGTGCTTACATTGAACAGAAGTATATACAATTTGAAGCAGTTCAAAATTGGCGTATTCAGCTGAAGAAAATACTTATTGGTTTCGGCGGTCTTGTGCTGATATACCTGATTTTAAGTAAGGTACTACCAGCTGTTAAGATTGTAAAGATGATTAAATATGCACTTCTATTGCT
Coding sequences:
- a CDS encoding phosphatase PAP2 family protein; amino-acid sequence: MEIQIKILQFFEQIRTETLTLLMTTITIMAESLFIVAILAGLYWCVDKIKSKRLAWFVLFNFVGNGMIKNLIQMPRPFDLGVVKPIRAETATSFSFPSGHTQTATSFWSGAMLVLRTKGMYVMGSCIILLTALSRVYLGVHWPMDVLGGIFFGVIFTLLANKLLGDKGEIRPAHVIGVSIVVLLVMIFKVDADLYKGAAALWGMTCGAYIEQKYIQFEAVQNWRIQLKKILIGFGGLVLIYLILSKVLPAVKIVKMIKYALLLLWITAGAPFIFKKLK